One genomic region from Ovis canadensis isolate MfBH-ARS-UI-01 breed Bighorn chromosome 24, ARS-UI_OviCan_v2, whole genome shotgun sequence encodes:
- the SLX4 gene encoding structure-specific endonuclease subunit SLX4 isoform X2, whose protein sequence is MMDESDDDFQELCASFFQRVKKNGPKEVSKEKKTQKASNSTQIRSKPKRTKLTASKSKTPQGPTERKTCPGSQVPRTQKHRAPKRPETEPAAPENTEGGVHTSAVLQDSAWSTQTEATTDSLSQPPPSCLTATAPSPSKPRAAELVLQRMQQFKRADPERLKHASEGCSLEAAPEENVAKGPQDVMAVNGCGPGLPATESDTAVALALQQELGQEQASAPNDSLEETGLFFCQICQKNLSAMNVTRRQQHVNRCLDEAEKALRFPTPQIPECPLCGKPFLTLKSRISHLKQCAVKMEVGPRLLLQAVRLQGAQPAGTSGTPAPSLSDGAGCLKRKGATTKKEPRKRRKVPEPEAPSEDLLVAMALSRSETEQQAVPAALRLGNAFAERTRLGAEKKTHKKKAPTSPPQLLVQDAETTGRQIQDRLAQLLSEEVEPSSTPPLPTSRILEEELARGSQALRPPRGPQNLLWEASALTGARALESFYTASLVPPLVPQWPAKGLTQEPMRLPQPPKLPELSVGAPASAPGTHPVSHSLRSPAPSASQRERQALQDLLELAGEGLPASPCSRDLASSGGAAGMDLSLGGLPLTGFVLPAKEKYPEEGGQASLALGLLVADFSAMVNNPHLSDVQFQTDSGEVLYAHKFVLYARCPLLMQHVNSEAFLAEEDGDLRRQRVLLRDVSTEAAQAFLHYLYAADTILTPQLAPDLRSLAQRFGVSELVHLCEQVPFVMDAEGGQAKEQEDDADGRVETFRELLHLVWLGEEEGAEALLKPEGREEDREKVNEEEMEEIYEFAATQRKLLQGEKAPEPEEEADLLGEDGPVSGEILTSEQDKEQPENAEQVESSGQGRDETPAKWGNTRQSTLLPPSDQALNGGERAEAPEGALAPPCSSSPAQGQPERQESTPLCSADDDNVQQPFSSPQAGYSELSRVTSDWEEGNRTIQEREVEGFHPSAHQQAPPSRSCFPPQHHQGQSPRQPRPHTRCPNDLSPPILQLQATASSMASQNLSLKPKKARRLPSSREDPGQKDKECSSALECRGKGVLIFPEKSPPMDLTRSGPGRRSSRPETSPRSMNREDEVILLLDSDEELELEQTKAKSFLNSPLEDKKVLEVSAKSSELFSIIDLDAEQEPPQSPPGSQALLPGEVEGRLGASTDDSTTDTSWLVPATPLAGGSCDCSSQTQITGLGARPPADPLALPKPRALLENRDEPEATSKFSVIIPQTSSPHLGPAPPGGSDGRRQACSSPSSPRRRLLPRASPLAPRPILGGLADLPRQLPKYLPPVRSPAAQAPMSEVVEVEDSEDEQEAASQQASSSPLLDGDPPLPAEDWCWHMEPLSPIPIDHLNLERTGPLSTSSPSSRAEGAPDSRDCHSPALLGTTPIRGSYTGRRKSQEKSSGAGSPGSHQQSFLNSALWDDWNEEDQRSSEAAPLPQTPRTDGAQRSYKLQTPGADRKKNLPPKVPITPMPRYSIMETPVLKKELDRFGVRPLPKRQMVLKLKEIFQYTHQTLESDSENEGQSSQLPLEAPCSQTYTTQTAKASRAAGHTQLEAPPGRVPQRSKGLAKTKGPQHHKQQPGGSISALSVSPAKEEPLDPGGDAQLPASQESTATSVDSGDSCCSSQSSSCEFGAALESVGEEEAGEEVVSTSHAAVQAVATEEAVRRYIRSQPALYRKVLLYQPVELAELQAELKQQGIHVASGKLLDFLDTQCITFTTAATRKEKLGRKRRQPAGKKRGRARRPTPHSPVPAVTSL, encoded by the exons ATGATGGATGAGTCAGATGATGACTTTCAGGAACTCTGTGCCAGCTTTTTCCAAAGGGTGAAAAAGAATGGCCCCAAGGAAGTGTCAAAGGAAAAGAAGACACAAAAGGCCTCCAACAGCACCCAGATAAGAAGCAAACCAAAAAGGACCAAACTAACTGCTTCTAAGAGCAAGACCCCACAAGGCCCCACTGAGAGGAAAACTTGCCCTGGCAGCCAGGTCCCGCGGACTCAAAAGCACAGGGCACCCAAGAggccagagactgaaccagcTGCCCCTGAAAACACCGAGGGAGGTGTACACACTTCTGCTGTACTCCAGGATAGCGCATGGAGCACCCAGACAG AGGCCACCACGGACAGCCTCTCGCAGCCCCCTCCTTCCTGTCTGACTGCAACGGCGCCAAGTCCCTCCAAACCCAGGGCGGCAGAGCTGGTGCTCCAGCGAATGCAGCAGTTCAAGAGAGCAGACCCCGAGCGCTTAAAACATGCTTCCGAAGGCTGCTCGCTCGAGGCTGCACCTGAAGAAAATGTCGCAAAGGGCCCTCAAGACGTGATGGCGGTGAACG GGTGTGGACCCGGGCTCCCCGCCACAGAAAGCGACACTGCAGTGGCCTTGGCCCTCCAGCAGGAGCTTGGGCAGGAACAGGCGTCCGCACCCAACGACAGCCTGGAGGAGACGGGGTTGTTCTTTTGCCAGATCTGTCAGAAGAACCTCTCAGCCATGAACGTGACACGGAGGCAGCAGCATGTGAACCG GTGCTTGGATGAGGCTGAAAAGGCACTGAGATTCCCCACGCCTCAGATCCCTGAGTGCCCCCTCTGCGGCAAGCCGTTTCTCACCCTGAAGAGCAGAATCAGTCACCTGAAACAGTGTGCGGTGAAGATGGAGGTCGGCCCGCGGCTCCTGCTCCAGGCTGTGCGCCTGCAGGGGGCTCAGCCCGCGGGCACCTCAGGCACTCCAGCACCCAG CCTCAGCGATGGAGCTGGCTGTCTGAAGCGGAAGGGAGCCACCACCAAGAAGGAGCCACGGAAGAGGCGGAAGGTCCCTGAGCCAGAGGCGCCCTCCGAGGACCTGTTGGTAGCCATGGCTCTGTCCCGCTCAGAGACGGAGCAGCAGGCGGTGCCGGCCGCGCTCAGGCTGGGGAACGCTTTTGCAGAGAGGACGAGGCTAGGAGCAG agaagaagacCCACAAGAAGAAAGCCCCCACGTCCCCCCCACAACTGTTAGTCCAGGATGCGGAGACCACAGGCCGGCAGATACAGGACCGCCTGGCCCAGCTCCTGTCGGAGGAGGTGGAGCCGTCCAGCACGCCGCCACTCCCCACCAGCAGGATTCTAGAGGAAGAGCTGGCCAGGGGCAGCCAGGCCCTGCGACCCCCCAGGGGGCCACAGAACCTGCTGTGGGAGGCCAGTGCCCTCACCGGGGCTAGGGCCCTGGAATCCTTCTACACGGCCAGCCTGGTGCCTCCTCTGGTGCCCCAATGGCCTGCCAAG GGTCTCACACAGGAGCCCATGCGGCTGCCACAGCCACCCAAGCTGCCAGAACTGAGTGTGGGAGCACCCGCTTCTGCCCCTGGCACCCACCCCGTGAGCCACAGCCTCCGGAGCCCAGCACCCTCCGCCAGCCAGAGGGAGCGCCAAGCCCTGCAGGATCTGCTGGAGCTGGCGGGAGAGGGGTTGCCTGCCAGCCCATGCAGCAGGGACCTGGCCAGCTCAGGGGGGGCTGCAG GGATGGACTTGTCGCTTGGTGGCCTTCCACTGACTGGGTTTGTCCTGCCAGCCAAGGAGAAGTACCCGGAGGAGGGCGGCCAGGCTTCG CTCGCCCTTGGTCTGCTGGTGGCCGACTTTAGTGCCATGGTCAACAACCCTCACCTGAGTGACGTCCAGTTTCAGACAGACAGTGGGGAGGTGCTCTATGCCCACAAGTTTGTGCTCTATGCCCGATGCCCACTTCTCATGCAGCAT GTAAACAGTGAAGCCTTCCTGGCCGAAGAGGATGGTGACTTGAGGCGCCAGCGCGTGCTGCTGCGTGACGTCAGCACCGAGGCCGCCCAGGCATTCCTGCATTACCTCTATGCTGCCGACACCATCCTGACTCCCCAGCTGGCCCCTGACCTGCGCTCTCTGGCCCAGAG GTTTGGGGTGAGTGAGCTTGTTCACCTGTGCGAACAAGTGCCCTTTGTGATGGATGCAGAAGGTGGACAGGCAAAGGAGCAGGAAGACGACGCTGACGGCAGAGTGGAGACTTTCCGAGAGCTCCTGCACCTTGTGTGGCTGGGtgaggaggagggagcagaggcCCTGCTGAAGCCGGAGGGCCGcgaagaagacagagaaaaggtCAACGAGGAGGAGATGGAAGAAATTTATGAATTCGCAGCTACTCAGCGAAAGCTGCTCCAGGGGGAGAAAGCTCCAGAGCCAGAGGAAGAAGCTGACCTGCTCGGGGAGGATGGTCCAGTTTCGGGGGAAATCCTCACAAGTGAACAGGATAAAGAACAGCCAGAAAATGCAGAGCAGGTGGAATCATCCGGGCAAGGAAGAGATGAGACCCCAGCCAAATGGGGAAACACGAGACAGTCCACACTCCTGCCCCCCAGCGACCAGGCTTTGAACGGGGGAGAGAGAGCAGAGGCCCCAGAGGGAGCACTGGCTCCTCCCTGCTCCTCCAGCCCCGCCCAGGGCCAGCCAGAGAGGCAGGAAAGCACCCCTCTGTGCTCAGCTGATGATGATAACGTTCAACAGCCTTTTTCATCACCTCAAGCTGGATACTCTGAACTCTCCCGGGTGACGAGCGATTGGGAAGAAGGAAACAGGACCATCCAAGAAAGGGAGGTAGAGGGGTTCCATCCCTCTGCACACCAGCAGGCACCCCCCTCACGCTCATGCTTCCCACCACAGCACCATCAAGGCCAGAGTCCTCGCCAGCCACGTCCTCACACTCGTTGCCCCAATGACCTGTCCCCACCAATACTCCAGTTGCAGGCCACAGCTTCCAGCATGGCCTCCCAGAACTTATCACTGAAGCCAAAGAAAGCCAGGCGCCTTCCCTCGTCACGTGAGGACCCAGGCCAGAAAGACAAGGAGTGTAGTTCCGCACTGGAATGCAGAGGTAAAGGGGTCCTGATCTTCCCAGAAAAATCTCCACCCATGGATCTAACCCGGTCAGGACCTGGCCGCCGGAGCTCCAGGCCTGAGACCTCTCCCCGCAGCATGAACAGAGAAGACGAGGTGATCCTGTTACTGGATTCAGATGaagagctggagctggagcaAACCAAAGCAAAGTCATTTCTGAACAGTCCCTTAGAAGACAAGAAAGTTCTGGAAGTCAGCGCCAAGTCCTCTGAACTGTTTTCCATCATTGACCTTGACGCGGAGCAGGAGCCTCCCCAAAGCCCACCAGGAAGCCAGGCCCTGCTGCCAGGGGAGGTGGAGGGGCGGCTAGGGGCCAGCACCGACGACAGCACCACGGACACCTCGTGGCTCGTGCCCGCCACCCCGCTGGCCGGCGGGAGCTGCGACTGCTCCTCGCAGACCCAGATCACAGGCCTCGGGGCCAGGCCACCAGCAGACCCGCTGGCTCTGCCCAAGCCCAGGGCCCTGTTAGAGAACAGGGACGAACCCGAAGCCACGAGTAAGTTTTCGGTCATCATACCCCAGACGTCGTCCCCACACCTGGGACCCGCCCCTCCTGGAGGCTCTGACGGGAGAAGGCAGGCCTGCAGCAGCCCATCCAGCCCCCGCCGCAGACTCCTCCCACGTGCTTCTCCTCTGGCTCCCCGGCCCATCTTAGGAGGCCTCGCCGACCTCCCCAGGCAGCTCCCGAAGTACCTGCCTCCTGTGCGGAGCCCGGCAGCTCAGGCTCCCATGAGTGAAGTGGTGGAGGTGGAGGACAGTGAGGACGAACAGGAGGCAGCCTCCCAACAGGCAAGCAGCAGCCCCCTGCTGGACGGTGACCCCCCGCTTCCAGCCGAGGACTGGTGCTGGCACATGGAGCCCCTCTCACCGATCCCCATTGATCACCTGAACCTTGAGCGGACAGGCCCCTTGAGCAccagcagccccagcagcaggGCAGAGGGTGCCCCAGACAGCAGAGACTGCCACTCCCCGGCACTGCTGGGCACCACCCCAATCCGAGGGAGCTACACTGGCCGGAGGAAGTCTCAAGAGAAGTCCTCTGGGGCTGGCTCCCCTGGGAGCCACCAGCAGAGCTTTCTGAACTCAGCTCTGTGGGATGACTGGAATGAAGAAGATCAGAGGTCCTCAGAGGCAGCTCCTCTGCCCCAGACGCCGCGCACAGATGGAGCCCAGAGGTCATACAAGTTACAGACGCCAG GTGCTGATCGGAAGAAGAACTTGCCCCCGAAAGTGCCCATAACCCCAATGCCAAGGTACTCCATCATGGAGACTCCAGTGCTGAAGAAAGAGCTGGACAG GTTTGGGGTCCGCCCTCTGCCCAAACGCCAGATGGTCCTGAAACTGAAGGAGATATTCCAGTACACTCATCAGACGCTGGAGTCAGACTCCGAGAACGAGGGCCAGTCCTCACAGCTGCCCTTGGAGGCTCCCTGCAGCCAGACCTACACCACCCAGACCGCTAAGGCTTCAAGGGCAGCTGGCCACACCCAGCTGGAGGCCCCTCCTGGCCGCGTTCCCCAGAGGTCCAAGGGACTTGCCAAGACCAAGGGCCCCCAACATCACAAGCAGCAGCCTGGTGGCAGCATCTCTGCCCTGAGCGTGTCACCAGCCAAGGAGGAGCCTTTGGACCCTGGTGGGGACGCCCAGCTCCCGGCCTCACAGGAGTCCACGGCCACGTCTGTGGACAGCGGGGACAGCTGCTGCAGCTCGCAGAG CTCATCCTGTGAGTTTGGAGCGGCCTTGGAGTCTGTGGGAGAAGAGGAGGCAGGCGAGGAGGTGGTCAGCACCTCACACGCGGCCGTCCAGGCAGTGGCCACAGAGGAGGCCGTGCGGCGCTATATCCGCTCCCAGCCGGCCCTCTACCGCAAGGTCCTGCTGTACCAGCCCGTCGAGCTGGCGGAGCTGCAGGCTGAGCTGAAGCAGCAGGGCATCCACGTGGCCTCGGGGAAGCTGCTGGACTTCCTGGACACCCAGTGCATCACCTTCACCACGGCCGCCACCCGCAAAGAGAAGCTTGGGAGGAAGAGGCGGCAGCCAGCGGGCAAGAAGAGGGGCAGAGCCCGCAGGCCCACCCCTCACTCCCCAGTCCCAGCCGTCACCAGCCTGTGA
- the SLX4 gene encoding structure-specific endonuclease subunit SLX4 isoform X1, whose product MMDESDDDFQELCASFFQRVKKNGPKEVSKEKKTQKASNSTQIRSKPKRTKLTASKSKTPQGPTERKTCPGSQVPRTQKHRAPKRPETEPAAPENTEGGVHTSAVLQDSAWSTQTEATTDSLSQPPPSCLTATAPSPSKPRAAELVLQRMQQFKRADPERLKHASEGCSLEAAPEENVAKGPQDVMAVNGCGPGLPATESDTAVALALQQELGQEQASAPNDSLEETGLFFCQICQKNLSAMNVTRRQQHVNRCLDEAEKALRFPTPQIPECPLCGKPFLTLKSRISHLKQCAVKMEVGPRLLLQAVRLQGAQPAGTSGTPAPSLSDGAGCLKRKGATTKKEPRKRRKVPEPEAPSEDLLVAMALSRSETEQQAVPAALRLGNAFAERTRLGAEKKTHKKKAPTSPPQLLVQDAETTGRQIQDRLAQLLSEEVEPSSTPPLPTSRILEEELARGSQALRPPRGPQNLLWEASALTGARALESFYTASLVPPLVPQWPAKGLTQEPMRLPQPPKLPELSVGAPASAPGTHPVSHSLRSPAPSASQRERQALQDLLELAGEGLPASPCSRDLASSGGAAGMDLSLGGLPLTGFVLPAKEKYPEEGGQASLALGLLVADFSAMVNNPHLSDVQFQTDSGEVLYAHKFVLYARCPLLMQHVNSEAFLAEEDGDLRRQRVLLRDVSTEAAQAFLHYLYAADTILTPQLAPDLRSLAQRFGVSELVHLCEQVPFVMDAEGGQAKEQEDDADGRVETFRELLHLVWLGEEEGAEALLKPEGREEDREKVNEEEMEEIYEFAATQRKLLQGEKAPEPEEEADLLGEDGPVSGEILTSEQDKEQPENAEQVESSGQGRDETPAKWGNTRQSTLLPPSDQALNGGERAEAPEGALAPPCSSSPAQGQPERQESTPLCSADDDNVQQPFSSPQAGYSELSRVTSDWEEGNRTIQEREVEGFHPSAHQQAPPSRSCFPPQHHQGQSPRQPRPHTRCPNDLSPPILQLQATASSMASQNLSLKPKKARRLPSSREDPGQKDKECSSALECRGKGVLIFPEKSPPMDLTRSGPGRRSSRPETSPRSMNREDEVILLLDSDEELELEQTKAKSFLNSPLEDKKVLEVSAKSSELFSIIDLDAEQEPPQSPPGSQALLPGEVEGRLGASTDDSTTDTSWLVPATPLAGGSCDCSSQTQITGLGARPPADPLALPKPRALLENRDEPEATSKFSVIIPQTSSPHLGPAPPGGSDGRRQACSSPSSPRRRLLPRASPLAPRPILGGLADLPRQLPKYLPPVRSPAAQAPMSEVVEVEDSEDEQEAASQQASSSPLLDGDPPLPAEDWCWHMEPLSPIPIDHLNLERTGPLSTSSPSSRAEGAPDSRDCHSPALLGTTPIRGSYTGRRKSQEKSSGAGSPGSHQQSFLNSALWDDWNEEDQRSSEAAPLPQTPRTDGAQRSYKLQTPEGADRKKNLPPKVPITPMPRYSIMETPVLKKELDRFGVRPLPKRQMVLKLKEIFQYTHQTLESDSENEGQSSQLPLEAPCSQTYTTQTAKASRAAGHTQLEAPPGRVPQRSKGLAKTKGPQHHKQQPGGSISALSVSPAKEEPLDPGGDAQLPASQESTATSVDSGDSCCSSQSSSCEFGAALESVGEEEAGEEVVSTSHAAVQAVATEEAVRRYIRSQPALYRKVLLYQPVELAELQAELKQQGIHVASGKLLDFLDTQCITFTTAATRKEKLGRKRRQPAGKKRGRARRPTPHSPVPAVTSL is encoded by the exons ATGATGGATGAGTCAGATGATGACTTTCAGGAACTCTGTGCCAGCTTTTTCCAAAGGGTGAAAAAGAATGGCCCCAAGGAAGTGTCAAAGGAAAAGAAGACACAAAAGGCCTCCAACAGCACCCAGATAAGAAGCAAACCAAAAAGGACCAAACTAACTGCTTCTAAGAGCAAGACCCCACAAGGCCCCACTGAGAGGAAAACTTGCCCTGGCAGCCAGGTCCCGCGGACTCAAAAGCACAGGGCACCCAAGAggccagagactgaaccagcTGCCCCTGAAAACACCGAGGGAGGTGTACACACTTCTGCTGTACTCCAGGATAGCGCATGGAGCACCCAGACAG AGGCCACCACGGACAGCCTCTCGCAGCCCCCTCCTTCCTGTCTGACTGCAACGGCGCCAAGTCCCTCCAAACCCAGGGCGGCAGAGCTGGTGCTCCAGCGAATGCAGCAGTTCAAGAGAGCAGACCCCGAGCGCTTAAAACATGCTTCCGAAGGCTGCTCGCTCGAGGCTGCACCTGAAGAAAATGTCGCAAAGGGCCCTCAAGACGTGATGGCGGTGAACG GGTGTGGACCCGGGCTCCCCGCCACAGAAAGCGACACTGCAGTGGCCTTGGCCCTCCAGCAGGAGCTTGGGCAGGAACAGGCGTCCGCACCCAACGACAGCCTGGAGGAGACGGGGTTGTTCTTTTGCCAGATCTGTCAGAAGAACCTCTCAGCCATGAACGTGACACGGAGGCAGCAGCATGTGAACCG GTGCTTGGATGAGGCTGAAAAGGCACTGAGATTCCCCACGCCTCAGATCCCTGAGTGCCCCCTCTGCGGCAAGCCGTTTCTCACCCTGAAGAGCAGAATCAGTCACCTGAAACAGTGTGCGGTGAAGATGGAGGTCGGCCCGCGGCTCCTGCTCCAGGCTGTGCGCCTGCAGGGGGCTCAGCCCGCGGGCACCTCAGGCACTCCAGCACCCAG CCTCAGCGATGGAGCTGGCTGTCTGAAGCGGAAGGGAGCCACCACCAAGAAGGAGCCACGGAAGAGGCGGAAGGTCCCTGAGCCAGAGGCGCCCTCCGAGGACCTGTTGGTAGCCATGGCTCTGTCCCGCTCAGAGACGGAGCAGCAGGCGGTGCCGGCCGCGCTCAGGCTGGGGAACGCTTTTGCAGAGAGGACGAGGCTAGGAGCAG agaagaagacCCACAAGAAGAAAGCCCCCACGTCCCCCCCACAACTGTTAGTCCAGGATGCGGAGACCACAGGCCGGCAGATACAGGACCGCCTGGCCCAGCTCCTGTCGGAGGAGGTGGAGCCGTCCAGCACGCCGCCACTCCCCACCAGCAGGATTCTAGAGGAAGAGCTGGCCAGGGGCAGCCAGGCCCTGCGACCCCCCAGGGGGCCACAGAACCTGCTGTGGGAGGCCAGTGCCCTCACCGGGGCTAGGGCCCTGGAATCCTTCTACACGGCCAGCCTGGTGCCTCCTCTGGTGCCCCAATGGCCTGCCAAG GGTCTCACACAGGAGCCCATGCGGCTGCCACAGCCACCCAAGCTGCCAGAACTGAGTGTGGGAGCACCCGCTTCTGCCCCTGGCACCCACCCCGTGAGCCACAGCCTCCGGAGCCCAGCACCCTCCGCCAGCCAGAGGGAGCGCCAAGCCCTGCAGGATCTGCTGGAGCTGGCGGGAGAGGGGTTGCCTGCCAGCCCATGCAGCAGGGACCTGGCCAGCTCAGGGGGGGCTGCAG GGATGGACTTGTCGCTTGGTGGCCTTCCACTGACTGGGTTTGTCCTGCCAGCCAAGGAGAAGTACCCGGAGGAGGGCGGCCAGGCTTCG CTCGCCCTTGGTCTGCTGGTGGCCGACTTTAGTGCCATGGTCAACAACCCTCACCTGAGTGACGTCCAGTTTCAGACAGACAGTGGGGAGGTGCTCTATGCCCACAAGTTTGTGCTCTATGCCCGATGCCCACTTCTCATGCAGCAT GTAAACAGTGAAGCCTTCCTGGCCGAAGAGGATGGTGACTTGAGGCGCCAGCGCGTGCTGCTGCGTGACGTCAGCACCGAGGCCGCCCAGGCATTCCTGCATTACCTCTATGCTGCCGACACCATCCTGACTCCCCAGCTGGCCCCTGACCTGCGCTCTCTGGCCCAGAG GTTTGGGGTGAGTGAGCTTGTTCACCTGTGCGAACAAGTGCCCTTTGTGATGGATGCAGAAGGTGGACAGGCAAAGGAGCAGGAAGACGACGCTGACGGCAGAGTGGAGACTTTCCGAGAGCTCCTGCACCTTGTGTGGCTGGGtgaggaggagggagcagaggcCCTGCTGAAGCCGGAGGGCCGcgaagaagacagagaaaaggtCAACGAGGAGGAGATGGAAGAAATTTATGAATTCGCAGCTACTCAGCGAAAGCTGCTCCAGGGGGAGAAAGCTCCAGAGCCAGAGGAAGAAGCTGACCTGCTCGGGGAGGATGGTCCAGTTTCGGGGGAAATCCTCACAAGTGAACAGGATAAAGAACAGCCAGAAAATGCAGAGCAGGTGGAATCATCCGGGCAAGGAAGAGATGAGACCCCAGCCAAATGGGGAAACACGAGACAGTCCACACTCCTGCCCCCCAGCGACCAGGCTTTGAACGGGGGAGAGAGAGCAGAGGCCCCAGAGGGAGCACTGGCTCCTCCCTGCTCCTCCAGCCCCGCCCAGGGCCAGCCAGAGAGGCAGGAAAGCACCCCTCTGTGCTCAGCTGATGATGATAACGTTCAACAGCCTTTTTCATCACCTCAAGCTGGATACTCTGAACTCTCCCGGGTGACGAGCGATTGGGAAGAAGGAAACAGGACCATCCAAGAAAGGGAGGTAGAGGGGTTCCATCCCTCTGCACACCAGCAGGCACCCCCCTCACGCTCATGCTTCCCACCACAGCACCATCAAGGCCAGAGTCCTCGCCAGCCACGTCCTCACACTCGTTGCCCCAATGACCTGTCCCCACCAATACTCCAGTTGCAGGCCACAGCTTCCAGCATGGCCTCCCAGAACTTATCACTGAAGCCAAAGAAAGCCAGGCGCCTTCCCTCGTCACGTGAGGACCCAGGCCAGAAAGACAAGGAGTGTAGTTCCGCACTGGAATGCAGAGGTAAAGGGGTCCTGATCTTCCCAGAAAAATCTCCACCCATGGATCTAACCCGGTCAGGACCTGGCCGCCGGAGCTCCAGGCCTGAGACCTCTCCCCGCAGCATGAACAGAGAAGACGAGGTGATCCTGTTACTGGATTCAGATGaagagctggagctggagcaAACCAAAGCAAAGTCATTTCTGAACAGTCCCTTAGAAGACAAGAAAGTTCTGGAAGTCAGCGCCAAGTCCTCTGAACTGTTTTCCATCATTGACCTTGACGCGGAGCAGGAGCCTCCCCAAAGCCCACCAGGAAGCCAGGCCCTGCTGCCAGGGGAGGTGGAGGGGCGGCTAGGGGCCAGCACCGACGACAGCACCACGGACACCTCGTGGCTCGTGCCCGCCACCCCGCTGGCCGGCGGGAGCTGCGACTGCTCCTCGCAGACCCAGATCACAGGCCTCGGGGCCAGGCCACCAGCAGACCCGCTGGCTCTGCCCAAGCCCAGGGCCCTGTTAGAGAACAGGGACGAACCCGAAGCCACGAGTAAGTTTTCGGTCATCATACCCCAGACGTCGTCCCCACACCTGGGACCCGCCCCTCCTGGAGGCTCTGACGGGAGAAGGCAGGCCTGCAGCAGCCCATCCAGCCCCCGCCGCAGACTCCTCCCACGTGCTTCTCCTCTGGCTCCCCGGCCCATCTTAGGAGGCCTCGCCGACCTCCCCAGGCAGCTCCCGAAGTACCTGCCTCCTGTGCGGAGCCCGGCAGCTCAGGCTCCCATGAGTGAAGTGGTGGAGGTGGAGGACAGTGAGGACGAACAGGAGGCAGCCTCCCAACAGGCAAGCAGCAGCCCCCTGCTGGACGGTGACCCCCCGCTTCCAGCCGAGGACTGGTGCTGGCACATGGAGCCCCTCTCACCGATCCCCATTGATCACCTGAACCTTGAGCGGACAGGCCCCTTGAGCAccagcagccccagcagcaggGCAGAGGGTGCCCCAGACAGCAGAGACTGCCACTCCCCGGCACTGCTGGGCACCACCCCAATCCGAGGGAGCTACACTGGCCGGAGGAAGTCTCAAGAGAAGTCCTCTGGGGCTGGCTCCCCTGGGAGCCACCAGCAGAGCTTTCTGAACTCAGCTCTGTGGGATGACTGGAATGAAGAAGATCAGAGGTCCTCAGAGGCAGCTCCTCTGCCCCAGACGCCGCGCACAGATGGAGCCCAGAGGTCATACAAGTTACAGACGCCAG AAGGTGCTGATCGGAAGAAGAACTTGCCCCCGAAAGTGCCCATAACCCCAATGCCAAGGTACTCCATCATGGAGACTCCAGTGCTGAAGAAAGAGCTGGACAG GTTTGGGGTCCGCCCTCTGCCCAAACGCCAGATGGTCCTGAAACTGAAGGAGATATTCCAGTACACTCATCAGACGCTGGAGTCAGACTCCGAGAACGAGGGCCAGTCCTCACAGCTGCCCTTGGAGGCTCCCTGCAGCCAGACCTACACCACCCAGACCGCTAAGGCTTCAAGGGCAGCTGGCCACACCCAGCTGGAGGCCCCTCCTGGCCGCGTTCCCCAGAGGTCCAAGGGACTTGCCAAGACCAAGGGCCCCCAACATCACAAGCAGCAGCCTGGTGGCAGCATCTCTGCCCTGAGCGTGTCACCAGCCAAGGAGGAGCCTTTGGACCCTGGTGGGGACGCCCAGCTCCCGGCCTCACAGGAGTCCACGGCCACGTCTGTGGACAGCGGGGACAGCTGCTGCAGCTCGCAGAG CTCATCCTGTGAGTTTGGAGCGGCCTTGGAGTCTGTGGGAGAAGAGGAGGCAGGCGAGGAGGTGGTCAGCACCTCACACGCGGCCGTCCAGGCAGTGGCCACAGAGGAGGCCGTGCGGCGCTATATCCGCTCCCAGCCGGCCCTCTACCGCAAGGTCCTGCTGTACCAGCCCGTCGAGCTGGCGGAGCTGCAGGCTGAGCTGAAGCAGCAGGGCATCCACGTGGCCTCGGGGAAGCTGCTGGACTTCCTGGACACCCAGTGCATCACCTTCACCACGGCCGCCACCCGCAAAGAGAAGCTTGGGAGGAAGAGGCGGCAGCCAGCGGGCAAGAAGAGGGGCAGAGCCCGCAGGCCCACCCCTCACTCCCCAGTCCCAGCCGTCACCAGCCTGTGA